One genomic segment of Fusobacterium mortiferum ATCC 9817 includes these proteins:
- a CDS encoding aspartate ammonia-lyase — MEKFRLESDSIGTLEVPAGAYYGVQSLRGKNNFHITGYGLSDTFITALAYVKKATSRANYEAGVISKEVEEAMIQAADEIIAGKFRDQFITDVIQGGAGTSMNMNMNEVIANRANEILGGELGKYDRCHPNDHVNYGQSTNDVVPTAGKLTVQLLIKDLLTDLQYLYDTLQAKGNEFDHVIKMGRTHLQDAVPIRLGQEFRAFSQPVLRDIKRISAAVEELTYVNMGATAVGTGINADVEYVKNVVRILSEVTGFEFKQSPDLVDGTRNLDSFVWLSSALKTCAVNLSKTANDIRLMASGPKAGLAEILLPQQQPGSSIMPGKVNPVIPEVLNQVCFQIFGNDITITKAAEAGQLELNVFEPVLFFNLFQSIEILKNGIITFIENCLKGITAQEENCKYWVDRSVGIITALNPHIGYKNAAEIAKESIKTGVPVAQIVLQRGLLSKEDLDVILNPFEMTKPGIPGKALLKKNK, encoded by the coding sequence ATGGAAAAATTTAGATTAGAAAGTGATTCAATTGGTACTTTAGAAGTTCCTGCTGGAGCTTATTATGGAGTACAATCTTTAAGAGGAAAAAATAATTTCCATATTACTGGATATGGACTTAGCGATACATTTATTACTGCACTTGCTTATGTAAAAAAAGCTACTTCAAGAGCAAACTACGAAGCTGGAGTAATTTCTAAAGAAGTAGAAGAAGCTATGATTCAAGCTGCTGATGAAATAATTGCAGGTAAATTTAGAGACCAATTTATAACTGACGTTATTCAAGGTGGAGCTGGAACTTCAATGAATATGAATATGAATGAAGTTATAGCTAATAGAGCTAATGAAATTTTAGGTGGAGAATTAGGAAAATATGATAGATGTCACCCTAATGACCATGTTAACTATGGACAATCTACTAATGATGTTGTCCCAACAGCTGGAAAACTAACTGTCCAATTATTAATAAAAGATTTATTAACAGATTTACAATATCTATATGATACTTTACAAGCTAAAGGGAATGAATTTGACCATGTCATAAAAATGGGTAGAACACACTTACAAGATGCTGTACCTATTAGACTTGGGCAAGAGTTTAGAGCTTTCTCTCAACCTGTACTTAGAGATATAAAAAGAATCTCTGCTGCTGTGGAAGAATTAACTTATGTTAATATGGGAGCTACTGCTGTAGGAACAGGAATTAATGCTGATGTTGAATATGTAAAAAATGTTGTAAGAATTTTATCAGAAGTTACTGGATTTGAATTTAAACAATCTCCAGATTTAGTTGACGGAACTAGAAACTTAGATAGCTTTGTATGGTTATCTTCAGCTTTAAAAACTTGTGCTGTAAATTTATCTAAGACTGCTAATGATATTAGACTTATGGCTTCTGGACCAAAAGCAGGACTTGCTGAAATATTACTTCCTCAACAACAACCAGGTTCATCAATTATGCCAGGAAAAGTAAATCCAGTTATACCAGAAGTTTTAAACCAAGTTTGTTTCCAAATCTTTGGTAATGATATAACTATAACTAAAGCTGCTGAAGCTGGGCAATTAGAATTAAATGTTTTTGAGCCTGTTTTATTCTTTAACCTATTCCAATCTATTGAGATTTTAAAGAATGGTATTATAACATTTATTGAAAACTGTTTAAAAGGAATTACAGCTCAAGAAGAAAACTGTAAATATTGGGTAGATAGAAGTGTAGGAATAATTACAGCTCTAAACCCTCATATTGGATATAAAAATGCTGCTGAAATAGCAAAAGAATCTATAAAAACTGGTGTACCTGTTGCACAAATAGTTCTTCAGAGAGGATTACTATCTAAAGAGGATTTAGATGTTATCTTAAATCCATTTGAGATGACAAAACCTGGTATCCCTGGAAAAGCATTATTAAAGAAAAATAAATAG
- the efp gene encoding elongation factor P encodes MKIAQELRAGSTIKIGNDPFVILKAEYNKSGRNAAVVKFKMKNLISGNISDAVYKADDKMDDIRLDKVKAVYSYHDGAFYVFSNPETWDQIELKEEDLGDALYYLEEEMELEVVYYESTPVAVELPTFVEREIIYTEPGLRGDTTGKVLKPAKINTGFEIQVPLFVEQGEWIKIDTRTNEYVERIKK; translated from the coding sequence ATGAAAATAGCTCAAGAATTAAGAGCAGGAAGCACAATCAAGATTGGAAACGATCCATTTGTAATTTTAAAAGCTGAGTACAACAAATCAGGAAGAAACGCCGCTGTTGTAAAATTCAAAATGAAAAACTTAATATCAGGAAACATTTCTGACGCTGTTTATAAAGCAGATGACAAAATGGACGATATCAGACTTGATAAAGTAAAAGCAGTTTACTCATACCACGATGGAGCATTCTATGTTTTCTCTAACCCAGAAACTTGGGACCAAATCGAACTTAAAGAGGAAGATTTAGGAGATGCTCTATACTACTTAGAAGAAGAAATGGAATTAGAAGTAGTTTATTATGAGTCTACTCCAGTTGCAGTAGAGTTACCTACTTTCGTAGAGAGAGAAATCATCTATACTGAGCCAGGATTAAGAGGAGATACTACTGGTAAAGTATTAAAACCAGCTAAAATCAATACAGGATTTGAAATTCAAGTTCCTCTATTTGTAGAGCAAGGAGAATGGATAAAAATCGATACTAGAACTAACGAATATGTAGAAAGAATTAAAAAATAG
- the earP gene encoding elongation factor P maturation arginine rhamnosyltransferase EarP translates to MEVRFLEFLNQEEYEELINVVDFNFVRGEDSFIRAVLTGKPCMWHIYCQEDYAHMDKIEGFLDKYKRVIKGFATEEFLVNMEKFFKDYNFRKENSLELGKESYLYFFENLTEIEKNNSIFRDFLIQKCNLINKLKDFIEKY, encoded by the coding sequence ATAGAGGTAAGATTTTTAGAGTTTCTTAATCAGGAAGAATATGAAGAATTAATCAATGTAGTAGATTTTAATTTTGTAAGAGGAGAGGATTCTTTTATAAGAGCTGTTCTTACAGGTAAGCCATGTATGTGGCATATCTACTGTCAAGAGGATTATGCTCATATGGATAAGATTGAGGGATTCTTAGATAAATATAAGAGAGTGATTAAAGGCTTTGCTACTGAAGAGTTTTTAGTCAATATGGAAAAGTTTTTTAAAGATTATAATTTTAGAAAGGAAAACAGTTTGGAGCTTGGAAAGGAAAGTTATCTTTACTTTTTTGAGAACCTCACAGAGATAGAGAAAAATAATTCTATCTTTAGAGATTTTCTTATACAAAAATGTAATCTTATAAATAAATTAAAAGATTTTATAGAAAAATATTGA
- a CDS encoding NADH:flavin oxidoreductase, translated as MKMASIFDSLKIKNIELRNRIVLPPLVRFSIVGLDGYVTDELVDWYEDVLRGGVGFVIVEATAVSEDGKLRENQLGIWNDSFISGLKRIADKCHEYNVPVLIQIHHAGFKEGIKDVDKSILDEILEKFKSAFKRAKLAGFDGIEIHGAHTYLISQLNSRLWNTRDDEYGGSFEKRMYFSRRLIEETRELFDDNFILGYRMGGNEPELSDGIEIAKYLESLGIDLIHVSSGVPAPKYTRKEKIDVPKDFPLDWVIYMGTEIKKHINIPVIGVRNIKKEKQASWLVENNLLDLVAVGRAMIARPNWVNVARKEYIARNGIKNS; from the coding sequence ATGAAAATGGCATCTATATTTGATAGTCTAAAAATAAAAAATATAGAGTTGAGAAATAGAATAGTTCTTCCACCACTTGTAAGATTTTCTATTGTAGGTTTAGATGGATATGTTACAGATGAGTTAGTAGATTGGTATGAAGATGTTCTTCGTGGAGGAGTAGGATTTGTAATAGTTGAAGCTACTGCTGTTAGTGAAGATGGAAAACTTAGAGAAAATCAACTTGGAATATGGAATGACTCCTTTATCTCTGGACTTAAAAGAATAGCAGACAAATGCCATGAATATAATGTTCCAGTACTTATACAGATACATCATGCAGGATTTAAAGAAGGAATAAAAGATGTAGATAAGTCTATCCTTGATGAGATTTTAGAAAAATTTAAATCAGCTTTTAAAAGAGCAAAACTTGCAGGTTTTGATGGGATAGAGATACATGGAGCCCATACCTATCTTATCTCTCAACTTAATTCAAGACTTTGGAATACTAGAGATGATGAGTATGGAGGAAGCTTTGAAAAAAGAATGTATTTTTCAAGAAGATTAATTGAAGAAACAAGAGAATTATTTGATGATAATTTTATATTGGGATATAGAATGGGAGGAAATGAACCAGAGCTTTCAGATGGAATAGAGATAGCTAAGTATTTAGAGAGTTTAGGAATAGATTTAATCCATGTTTCTTCTGGAGTTCCAGCTCCTAAATATACAAGAAAAGAAAAAATTGATGTACCTAAAGATTTTCCACTTGATTGGGTAATTTATATGGGGACAGAGATAAAAAAACATATAAATATTCCTGTTATTGGAGTTAGAAATATAAAAAAAGAAAAACAAGCAAGTTGGCTTGTTGAAAATAATCTTCTTGACCTTGTAGCTGTTGGAAGAGCTATGATAGCTCGTCCAAATTGGGTAAATGTAGCTAGAAAGGAGTATATTGCTAGAAATGGAATTAAAAACTCTTGA
- a CDS encoding HPr family phosphocarrier protein, translating to MTSKTVEITNETGLHTRLGNEFVSLAKTFASQIEVENEAGKKVKGTSLLKLLSLGIKKGTKVTVYAEGADEAEAVEKLGDLLANLKD from the coding sequence ATGACAAGTAAAACTGTTGAAATTACAAATGAAACTGGATTACACACTAGACTAGGAAATGAGTTCGTTAGCTTAGCTAAGACTTTTGCTTCTCAAATAGAAGTTGAAAATGAAGCAGGAAAAAAAGTTAAAGGAACATCTTTATTAAAGCTACTTTCATTAGGAATAAAAAAAGGTACTAAAGTAACTGTATATGCTGAAGGTGCTGACGAAGCTGAAGCAGTAGAAAAATTAGGAGACCTTCTAGCAAACTTAAAGGACTAA
- a CDS encoding alpha-hydroxy-acid oxidizing protein, whose protein sequence is MDIKTLKENAREKMKGFCNLCKTCDGVWCAGKVPGMGGTGSGSSFKVNYESLKNIKLVLRTIHNATEPKLSCTLLGRELSFPVLGAPITGTKFNMGGGVTEEEYCNDIIEGCLEAGSIGMIGDTGDPTCYEFGLQAIKKVGGLGVAIIKPRSNEEIIKRIRMAEEAGAIAVGVDLDGAGLVTMKLFGQPVGPKTVEDLKELVASTKLPFIAKGIMSVDEALACVEAGVNTIVVSNHGGRVLDYCQASCNVLEDIVKAVGDKITVLADGSVREGVDVLKYLALGAKGVLVGRPLIWGSIGGRKEGVTTIMNTLKSQLSQAMILTGTDDVKSVSNKIITK, encoded by the coding sequence TTGGATATTAAAACTTTAAAAGAAAATGCTAGAGAAAAAATGAAAGGATTCTGCAATCTTTGCAAAACTTGTGATGGTGTATGGTGTGCTGGAAAAGTTCCAGGTATGGGTGGAACTGGTAGTGGTTCATCATTTAAAGTTAATTATGAAAGTTTAAAAAATATAAAACTTGTTCTAAGAACAATACATAATGCTACTGAACCAAAATTATCTTGCACTTTATTAGGTAGAGAACTATCTTTTCCAGTACTTGGTGCTCCTATTACTGGAACAAAGTTCAATATGGGTGGAGGAGTAACTGAAGAAGAATATTGTAATGATATTATTGAAGGATGCTTAGAAGCGGGAAGTATAGGTATGATTGGAGATACTGGAGACCCTACTTGTTATGAATTTGGACTTCAAGCTATAAAAAAAGTTGGAGGTTTAGGTGTTGCTATTATAAAACCAAGAAGTAACGAAGAGATTATTAAAAGAATTAGAATGGCTGAAGAAGCTGGAGCTATTGCTGTTGGTGTTGATTTAGATGGAGCTGGTCTTGTTACAATGAAACTTTTCGGACAACCAGTAGGTCCAAAAACTGTTGAGGATTTAAAAGAGTTAGTTGCTTCTACAAAACTTCCTTTTATAGCTAAGGGAATTATGAGTGTAGATGAAGCTCTTGCTTGTGTAGAAGCTGGAGTAAATACTATTGTTGTATCAAACCATGGAGGTAGAGTACTAGATTATTGCCAAGCAAGCTGTAATGTATTGGAAGATATTGTTAAAGCTGTTGGAGATAAAATCACTGTCTTAGCAGATGGCTCTGTTAGAGAAGGAGTAGATGTTTTAAAATATTTAGCACTAGGAGCTAAAGGAGTTTTAGTTGGAAGACCTCTTATCTGGGGTTCTATTGGTGGAAGAAAAGAGGGAGTTACTACTATAATGAATACTCTAAAATCTCAGCTTTCACAAGCTATGATTTTAACTGGAACTGATGATGTAAAATCTGTTTCTAATAAAATTATAACTAAATAG
- the earP gene encoding elongation factor P maturation arginine rhamnosyltransferase EarP, producing MELKTLDIFCEIIDNYGDIGVVYRIAKELDKIFPNSKIRVFLNRLEEFKKINSQVKDTPCQIIDGIEYITFDYVQKKAKELSTSQVIIEAFGCKIPDEYMEIAYGNSELLINLEYLSAEDWIEDFHLQSSPLGKEKLKKVFFMPGFTEKSGGIIADSNYLERIEKVIKNRDFYTKKYLGNIENRDKKIVGTLFSYEKNFTTLFEEVKKLDREVVILAMGEKTQESLKKIFEKI from the coding sequence ATGGAATTAAAAACTCTTGATATATTTTGTGAGATTATAGATAACTATGGAGATATTGGAGTAGTTTATCGTATTGCTAAGGAGTTGGATAAAATTTTTCCCAACTCAAAAATAAGAGTGTTTCTTAATAGATTAGAAGAATTTAAGAAAATAAACTCTCAAGTGAAAGATACTCCGTGTCAAATAATAGATGGGATAGAGTATATAACTTTTGATTATGTACAGAAAAAAGCAAAAGAGCTTTCTACATCTCAAGTTATTATAGAGGCTTTTGGTTGTAAGATACCAGATGAGTATATGGAAATAGCTTATGGAAATTCAGAGTTATTAATTAATCTAGAATATCTTTCAGCAGAGGATTGGATAGAGGATTTTCATTTACAAAGTTCTCCACTAGGAAAGGAAAAATTAAAAAAAGTTTTTTTTATGCCTGGATTTACAGAAAAATCTGGGGGAATAATAGCCGATTCTAATTATCTAGAGAGAATAGAAAAGGTTATAAAAAATAGAGACTTTTATACTAAAAAATATCTTGGTAATATTGAGAATAGAGATAAAAAAATAGTAGGAACTCTTTTTTCCTATGAGAAAAATTTTACAACTCTCTTTGAAGAAGTGAAAAAACTTGACAGAGAAGTAGTTATTTTAGCTATGGGAGAAAAGACACAGGAGAGTCTAAAAAAAATTTTTGAAAAAATTTAA